The sequence below is a genomic window from Bacteroidota bacterium.
TTTTCATTTCCGAGAATTTTGTTATGTCGTCTGAAACAAGTTGTTACATGGTACAACTTTATCAAAATAGTATTTCGGAAAATCAGATTTGGTTGAGCATAATTTTTCCACATGAAGAAAATTATATTTTCTCGAATACAGGATTGGTTGGAAGTACCTCAATAATTTTGAGCCTTGTAATTCTGCTCATTTTTATTTCGTCTGTTTACATTATTTTTCGGCAACGTAAGCTTTCTGAAATAAAAGACGATTTCATCAACAACATGACCCACGAGCTAAAAACACCAATTTCGACTATCCTTCTTGCGGTTCAAATGCTGAAGGACAAAACAATTTCTATTAGCCAAAAAAGTATAGAAAATATTTCAGATATTATTGATACAGAAAGCAAACGATTAAGTTTTCAGGTCGAAAAAGTATTACAAACTGCAATATTAGACGAAGGAAAAATCAATTTAAAATTCGATAAAATAGACATTAATTCTATTGTTCGAAAATCAGTGAAAAGTATTATGCTGCATGTAGAAAAAAGAAAAGGGGAAATCAACTTAAACCTTGATTCGTCGGAACTTATCTCAAATGGAGACGATGTGCATTTGACAAATGTTTTTTCAAATTTGTTCGACAATGCCATAAAATACAATCTTAAGCCACCCATTTTATCAATTAGTTCAAAAATAACAAAAGAATGGATAATCGTAACAGTTGAAGACAACGGAATTGGAATAAGAAAAGAAAATCAAAAGAAGGTTTTCGATAAGTTTTTTCGTGTTCCTACCGGAAATGTTCACGATGTAAAAGGTTTTGGTCTGGGTCTAAGTTATGTAAAAAAAATAGTTGACGAACATCATGGCAAAATATTTATGGATAGTGTGATAAATAAAGGCACAAAGTTTATTATTTATTTTCAGCTAAATTCAAATTAATATGTTGAAATTTCATAAAGTGTAAAAGCGAAGTAACTTTACAAACTACTTTTCAACATAACCAATAACCGCATTTGCAACAGCTCGTGGTTCTGGCGGAAGTGCATAAATATTTCTTTCGTACTGGCTGTTGTATGGCGAAATATTTAGCGTTTTATCGCCAACCACAAGTGTGCTGCTGCCTCCCGGATCGAAGCCCATTGCTTTTTCTATTCCGAATTTCAGCAAAATTTCAGCCATATCAATATGAGTTGCTCCTACCGATTCTCTTATTCTGCCATTAATAGTCAGCACTATCAGATTTCCTTTTTTATCGATTCCAACAGCAATTTTTGGTCCGCGCATATCAGTATAATCAAGGCGAGCTGCTTGGGTAATTATTGAATTATTTGTTTTCCAACCTTCAGTTTCCATGTCGAGACAGAACTTATTATTGTTGACCAAAAGCGGGCCGGCTTCTACGGCATGTTCAATTCCTTCAAGGCCATTTATACAAATGTCTAATTCTTTATCGACCGAATCCCAGATTGCCGGAAAAGCTTGCTCAGCAATCGACAATGTTAATCCTGTAGGCACAACATTCACTTTTTCTCCTCTTTTCGAGAAAATTACCTCTTTAATGACATTGCCTGCCAGACGCACAATTGTTCTGCCATTGCCTTCAATTATTTCTTTGTCGTACATCAAATCGTAGTAACAAAAATCGGGCAGGTTGGTTCGTGTATCGTCCAAATTGTAATTTTCCGATGGAAAATCTATTATTCTGGTTTTACAAGAAATTGAGATTCCATTAGCAACATTTACTCGTTTTATATCTAATCTGCCATCTTCATAAATCAATAATGCTGGTTTATTAAAAAGAGGAGTACTTTTTACAATTTTATTAGAAATCATCAATCCCAAAGGAGAACCTATATAAGATTCGGGAAGTCCGAGTTTTCCGACAAGTTCGGGATTTAGGATATATCCACCATTCCATGCAATTTTTGCTTTAGCTCCGAATTTGTTAAATTCTTCAACAAAAGCTGTAACTCGTTTAGTATTTTTTGGGCTTTCCATCGTAACGAAATTCCATTTTTTGTTCGAGTTTGCAATATTTACTTTGGCATTTATTCCGTTCCATGGATTCCCGTCTTTATAAACTCCACTTACAAAATTGTATTCTACATCTTTAGCTTTTACATCTTTATTTTGAAGATTTTCTAAAACAGTTTTTATAGGCGAGCTATTTTCTTCGGCATCTTTTTTAATTAATTTGAATAATTCTGCTTCGCCATATTTTTCGGCAAGATTCTTAAACTGCTCGCTCTTCAAACAGTCGTGAAATTCTTTGGCAGTTTGAATTGGTGTTGGGTAGGCTAAGGTTGTACGTACCCCCGCAGGAATAAAGAAAACATAACCACTGTCTTTAGGGATACCCATGATATTTGCCGAAATATCGTCGTGAATGTGCCCGACATGAAATCTGTCGATATCAACAATATCTGTCATGTATGTAGAACTTCGTCGGGTAGAAATAATAAATCCGTTTTTATCTCTTACTTCTTTAAGTTTTTTGATTGCATCGGCTCCTAATTGTGCAAAATGAATTCCTACACTCAATTGATTAGTTGTAACAATTCTAATTACTTCATATTCATACAAAAGTTTTAGCTCCTTATCTTTTCCATCTAAAATGAAATGTTTGATAGACTCAGCAGATGGCCATTTTGCAAGGTATTTTTTGTTTGCAAAAATATATACAGGTTCAATATTATTTGCATTCGATTTAATAATATCTTCAGTAAGTTCGTTTTCGAATGGTAGTTTTAGCCTTGCCCGAATCGACTGAAGAGCAAAAAATTCGAGTTCGTTAAGGACATATTTTCCGGCAAAATATGCAATAGGAACATTCGATTTTAGTTTTTGAACCAAACGTTTTCTATCGTCAATTGGAATTTCTGAAGCCGATGTAAGTTGCGAAAGTGCCAAATTCCAATCGGTGAAAAAATGCGAACTTTGGTCAATAACTTTTTTAATATCCGATTGGAATATTTCAGAATAGAGTAAGTTTATTATTCCCGTAAGCTCCTGAATAGTATATTCTTGATATGGATAATAAATAGTATTTCTATGTCGGTACGAAAATGAATGGTCGTGTTTTATTTCAAATTCACCATCGTGATAGTTAAAAATATTATCAACCGAATTGTAAAATTCATAGATTTTTTCGTTTGAAAAATTTCTGTTTTGTGGATTCGATTCTATCAAATCGTTCGCAAAATCCATTGCAATTCCGCGAATATTTTGAAATTCAAGCCTGAAAAAACTTGGATCAATCAATGATTTTAGATATCCTAAAAATTTCAATCGTCCGTAGCCGGGCAGAAAATGACGATTTTTTGTATTAATAATAGATTCTAAATCTTCGTTAGAAAAGTTATTTATTACTGAGTATTCAGCCATAACTTTTTTCACCATCTTCATTGAGTTGGTATTGTCTTTCAGTTGAAAATATAACCGATAAATTATATTGAAAAGATTTTCTTTAAGATTGTCAATACTGTATCTATTCAAAACAACTTTTTTGTTATGTTTTATTTCTTCAATAAATTTGTGTGGGAAGAAAATTCTATCAACAATTTGCGAAACATGAAAGGGCGAAATATTTACGCCATCAAATTCAATTACTTTCAATCTGTCTTCTTCAGGCAAGTGTTCTCCAATTACCTCGGCATAAACATGTTCGGGGTCGTATCTTGTGCAAAAAATTGGAATCCCTCCGGCAGCAGCTTCAATTATGGGCAAACCTCTGCCCTCTGTTTTACTTCCTAAAATAATAAGGGAAGCTATATTATATAATTCTGGAATAGCAATCGGTTGTTCGAAATGGCTTTTAAAAGATTTTTTATCTAATTCGCTAAAAAGAAATCCAAGAAAGATTTTTTCGCGGTATTCAGGTTTTATTGATGCTAAAAGATCCGCAAACTTTTTCAATAAGTTTTCGAAATAATTAAACTGACCAGTTGGAATAGGTCCGGTAACCAGCAAGGTCAACTTAAAGTGTTTGGTTTCAGTAAATTTGCTTACGAACTGCGGATTATTCAACAGTTTTTGAATTAATCGAAATCCTGTACCTATTCGCTTTCGCGAGACAATTCTCGTTGGCTGCAAGAAAATAATATTTTCGGCAAGAAATTTAGAAATAGATTTGGTTTTGTTCCCTAAAAGAATGGGTTTTAGATTGTTAAGGTCTATTAGATTATGTTCAATAGCATCGTTTACCGAATATGAGACAAGAGTTTCTTCATATCGACTAAATATTTTCTCGAATTGCTTAAAAGCTTCCAATTTCTCACGCTTAGTGATATTCATATAATTTGTAATATCAATAGCGGTACCTATTTGAGCAATATTTGCAGGATTATGACCTTTAACTTCAATCAGTTCGTCGCACTGATTCTGATTAATATTTACATTCATCCATGTTCGCGATTCCCAAGGAAACAATACATCAATTTGTGAGAAAAATTCTCCGATATCGGAATTGGTATAAAAGAAATCTCGCGGGCCTTCTTTTATTTTTCTCGTTTCTATATCAATTTTTCTATT
It includes:
- a CDS encoding HAMP domain-containing histidine kinase, whose amino-acid sequence is MSKRLIWILTALVAIAISILITIQFVWIKNAIEINHKQFQNIVNKSLNHLSKNIETQDIVHKFRNSYNNSFELFGFDDDLIIEIIDTSSQNLEDNSNYIEIDKDSIFQNDSSQLEANELLTESDISKNLFAQKASFINEIAMQLLYDEENRIEKLNYQTIDSLITKEFGNDGINLSYEFMVLQNNSDTVFISENFVMSSETSCYMVQLYQNSISENQIWLSIIFPHEENYIFSNTGLVGSTSIILSLVILLIFISSVYIIFRQRKLSEIKDDFINNMTHELKTPISTILLAVQMLKDKTISISQKSIENISDIIDTESKRLSFQVEKVLQTAILDEGKINLKFDKIDINSIVRKSVKSIMLHVEKRKGEINLNLDSSELISNGDDVHLTNVFSNLFDNAIKYNLKPPILSISSKITKEWIIVTVEDNGIGIRKENQKKVFDKFFRVPTGNVHDVKGFGLGLSYVKKIVDEHHGKIFMDSVINKGTKFIIYFQLNSN